A single genomic interval of Tursiops truncatus isolate mTurTru1 chromosome 1, mTurTru1.mat.Y, whole genome shotgun sequence harbors:
- the PRUNE1 gene encoding exopolyphosphatase PRUNE1 isoform X3, translated as MVSALALAFYLAKTTEAEEVFVPVLNIKRSELPLRGDNVFFLQKTHIPESLLIFRDEIDLHALQQAGQLTLILVDNHVLPKSDAALEEAVAEVLDHRPIDQKHCPPCHVSVELVGSCATLVAERILQGAPEILDWQTAALLHGTIILDCVNMDPKIGKATLKDNQYVENLEALFPNLPKRNDIFDSLQKAKFDVSGLTTEQMLRKDQKTVSRQGTKVAISAIYMDLEAFLQRSGLIADLHAFCQAHSYDALVAMTIFFNTCNEPVRQLAVFCPHTALRVTVCGVLERSHSPSLKLTPAPSIHPNLQAYLQGNTQVSRKKLLPLLQEALSAYFDSTNIPSGQPETEGVSREQVDKELDRAGNSLIPGLSQDEEEPPLPPTPMNSLVDECPLDQGLPKLSAEVIFEKCSQISLSESTTASRSKK; from the exons ATGGTGTCAGCTCTCGCCCTGGCTTTTTATCTGGCAAAG ACAACTGAGGCTGAAGAAGTCTTTGTGccagttttaaatataaaacgtTCTGAGCTACCTCTACGAGGTGACAATGTCTTCTTCCTTCAGAAGACTCACATTCCAGAGTCCCTCTTGATTTTCCGGGATGAGATTGACCTCCATGCATTGCAGCAGGCTGGCCAGCTCACCCTCATCCTTGTTGACAATCATGTCTTACCCAA AAGTGACGCAGCCTTAGAGGAGGCAGTAGCAGAGGTGCTAGACCATCGGCCCATCGATCAGAAACACTGCCCTCCCTGCCATGTTTCAGTTGAGCTGGTGGGGTCCTGCGCTACCCTGGTGGCCGAGAGAATCCTGCAGGGGGCACCAGAGATCTTGGACTGGCAAACTGCAGCCCTTCTTCATG GAACAATCATCCTGGACTGTGTGAACATGGACCCTAAAATTGGAAAGGCAACCCTAAAGGACAACCAATATGTGGAGAATCTAGAGGCCCTCTTCCCAAatctgcccaagagaaatgataTCTTTGATTCTCTGCAAAAGGCAAAGTTTGATGTATCAG GACTGACCACAGAGCAGATGCTGAGAAAGGACCAGAAGACCGTCTCCAGACAAGGCACCAAGGTGGCCATTAGTGCAATATATATGGATTTGGAG gCCTTTCTGCAGAGGTCTGGCCTCATTGCAGATCTCCATGCCTTCTGCCAGGCTCACAGCTATGATGCCCTGGTCGCCATGACTATCTTTTTCAACACTTGCAATGAGCCAGTGCGGCAGTTGGCAGTTTTCTGTCCCCACACAGCACTCCGAGTGACG GTCTGTGGAGTCCTAGAACGCTCCCACTCTCCGTCCCTGAAGCTGACCCCTGCCCCAAGCATCCACCCTAACCTCCAAGCGTATCTTCAAGGCAACACCCAGGTCTCTCGAAAGAAACTTCTGCCTCTGCTCCAGGAAGCCCTGTCAGCATATTTTGACTCCACAAACATCCCTTCAGGACAGCCTGAGACAGAGGGTGTGTCCAGGGAGCAGGTAGACAAGGAATTGGACAGGGCAGGTAACTCCCTGATTCCTGGACTGAGTCAAGATGAGGAGGAGCCTCCACTGCCCCCCACACCCATGAACAGCCTGGTGGATGAGTGCCCTCTGGATCAGGGGCTGCCGAAATTGTCAGCCGAGGTCATCTTTGAAAAATGTAGTCAGATCTCACTGTCAGAATCTACCACTGCCTCCCGGTCCAAGAAATGA
- the PRUNE1 gene encoding exopolyphosphatase PRUNE1 isoform X6, producing the protein MDPKIGKATLKDNQYVENLEALFPNLPKRNDIFDSLQKAKFDVSGLTTEQMLRKDQKTVSRQGTKVAISAIYMDLEAFLQRSGLIADLHAFCQAHSYDALVAMTIFFNTCNEPVRQLAVFCPHTALRVTVCGVLERSHSPSLKLTPAPSIHPNLQAYLQGNTQVSRKKLLPLLQEALSAYFDSTNIPSGQPETEGVSREQVDKELDRAGNSLIPGLSQDEEEPPLPPTPMNSLVDECPLDQGLPKLSAEVIFEKCSQISLSESTTASRSKK; encoded by the exons ATGGACCCTAAAATTGGAAAGGCAACCCTAAAGGACAACCAATATGTGGAGAATCTAGAGGCCCTCTTCCCAAatctgcccaagagaaatgataTCTTTGATTCTCTGCAAAAGGCAAAGTTTGATGTATCAG GACTGACCACAGAGCAGATGCTGAGAAAGGACCAGAAGACCGTCTCCAGACAAGGCACCAAGGTGGCCATTAGTGCAATATATATGGATTTGGAG gCCTTTCTGCAGAGGTCTGGCCTCATTGCAGATCTCCATGCCTTCTGCCAGGCTCACAGCTATGATGCCCTGGTCGCCATGACTATCTTTTTCAACACTTGCAATGAGCCAGTGCGGCAGTTGGCAGTTTTCTGTCCCCACACAGCACTCCGAGTGACG GTCTGTGGAGTCCTAGAACGCTCCCACTCTCCGTCCCTGAAGCTGACCCCTGCCCCAAGCATCCACCCTAACCTCCAAGCGTATCTTCAAGGCAACACCCAGGTCTCTCGAAAGAAACTTCTGCCTCTGCTCCAGGAAGCCCTGTCAGCATATTTTGACTCCACAAACATCCCTTCAGGACAGCCTGAGACAGAGGGTGTGTCCAGGGAGCAGGTAGACAAGGAATTGGACAGGGCAGGTAACTCCCTGATTCCTGGACTGAGTCAAGATGAGGAGGAGCCTCCACTGCCCCCCACACCCATGAACAGCCTGGTGGATGAGTGCCCTCTGGATCAGGGGCTGCCGAAATTGTCAGCCGAGGTCATCTTTGAAAAATGTAGTCAGATCTCACTGTCAGAATCTACCACTGCCTCCCGGTCCAAGAAATGA
- the PRUNE1 gene encoding exopolyphosphatase PRUNE1 isoform X2: protein MEDYLQGCRVALQESRPIHVVLGNEACDLDSMVSALALAFYLAKKTHIPESLLIFRDEIDLHALQQAGQLTLILVDNHVLPKSDAALEEAVAEVLDHRPIDQKHCPPCHVSVELVGSCATLVAERILQGAPEILDWQTAALLHGTIILDCVNMDPKIGKATLKDNQYVENLEALFPNLPKRNDIFDSLQKAKFDVSGLTTEQMLRKDQKTVSRQGTKVAISAIYMDLEAFLQRSGLIADLHAFCQAHSYDALVAMTIFFNTCNEPVRQLAVFCPHTALRVTVCGVLERSHSPSLKLTPAPSIHPNLQAYLQGNTQVSRKKLLPLLQEALSAYFDSTNIPSGQPETEGVSREQVDKELDRAGNSLIPGLSQDEEEPPLPPTPMNSLVDECPLDQGLPKLSAEVIFEKCSQISLSESTTASRSKK, encoded by the exons GAGTCCCGACCCATACATGTTGTGCTGGGAAATGAAGCCTGTGACTTGGACTCCATGGTGTCAGCTCTCGCCCTGGCTTTTTATCTGGCAAAG AAGACTCACATTCCAGAGTCCCTCTTGATTTTCCGGGATGAGATTGACCTCCATGCATTGCAGCAGGCTGGCCAGCTCACCCTCATCCTTGTTGACAATCATGTCTTACCCAA AAGTGACGCAGCCTTAGAGGAGGCAGTAGCAGAGGTGCTAGACCATCGGCCCATCGATCAGAAACACTGCCCTCCCTGCCATGTTTCAGTTGAGCTGGTGGGGTCCTGCGCTACCCTGGTGGCCGAGAGAATCCTGCAGGGGGCACCAGAGATCTTGGACTGGCAAACTGCAGCCCTTCTTCATG GAACAATCATCCTGGACTGTGTGAACATGGACCCTAAAATTGGAAAGGCAACCCTAAAGGACAACCAATATGTGGAGAATCTAGAGGCCCTCTTCCCAAatctgcccaagagaaatgataTCTTTGATTCTCTGCAAAAGGCAAAGTTTGATGTATCAG GACTGACCACAGAGCAGATGCTGAGAAAGGACCAGAAGACCGTCTCCAGACAAGGCACCAAGGTGGCCATTAGTGCAATATATATGGATTTGGAG gCCTTTCTGCAGAGGTCTGGCCTCATTGCAGATCTCCATGCCTTCTGCCAGGCTCACAGCTATGATGCCCTGGTCGCCATGACTATCTTTTTCAACACTTGCAATGAGCCAGTGCGGCAGTTGGCAGTTTTCTGTCCCCACACAGCACTCCGAGTGACG GTCTGTGGAGTCCTAGAACGCTCCCACTCTCCGTCCCTGAAGCTGACCCCTGCCCCAAGCATCCACCCTAACCTCCAAGCGTATCTTCAAGGCAACACCCAGGTCTCTCGAAAGAAACTTCTGCCTCTGCTCCAGGAAGCCCTGTCAGCATATTTTGACTCCACAAACATCCCTTCAGGACAGCCTGAGACAGAGGGTGTGTCCAGGGAGCAGGTAGACAAGGAATTGGACAGGGCAGGTAACTCCCTGATTCCTGGACTGAGTCAAGATGAGGAGGAGCCTCCACTGCCCCCCACACCCATGAACAGCCTGGTGGATGAGTGCCCTCTGGATCAGGGGCTGCCGAAATTGTCAGCCGAGGTCATCTTTGAAAAATGTAGTCAGATCTCACTGTCAGAATCTACCACTGCCTCCCGGTCCAAGAAATGA
- the PRUNE1 gene encoding exopolyphosphatase PRUNE1 isoform X1 encodes MEDYLQGCRVALQESRPIHVVLGNEACDLDSMVSALALAFYLAKTTEAEEVFVPVLNIKRSELPLRGDNVFFLQKTHIPESLLIFRDEIDLHALQQAGQLTLILVDNHVLPKSDAALEEAVAEVLDHRPIDQKHCPPCHVSVELVGSCATLVAERILQGAPEILDWQTAALLHGTIILDCVNMDPKIGKATLKDNQYVENLEALFPNLPKRNDIFDSLQKAKFDVSGLTTEQMLRKDQKTVSRQGTKVAISAIYMDLEAFLQRSGLIADLHAFCQAHSYDALVAMTIFFNTCNEPVRQLAVFCPHTALRVTVCGVLERSHSPSLKLTPAPSIHPNLQAYLQGNTQVSRKKLLPLLQEALSAYFDSTNIPSGQPETEGVSREQVDKELDRAGNSLIPGLSQDEEEPPLPPTPMNSLVDECPLDQGLPKLSAEVIFEKCSQISLSESTTASRSKK; translated from the exons GAGTCCCGACCCATACATGTTGTGCTGGGAAATGAAGCCTGTGACTTGGACTCCATGGTGTCAGCTCTCGCCCTGGCTTTTTATCTGGCAAAG ACAACTGAGGCTGAAGAAGTCTTTGTGccagttttaaatataaaacgtTCTGAGCTACCTCTACGAGGTGACAATGTCTTCTTCCTTCAGAAGACTCACATTCCAGAGTCCCTCTTGATTTTCCGGGATGAGATTGACCTCCATGCATTGCAGCAGGCTGGCCAGCTCACCCTCATCCTTGTTGACAATCATGTCTTACCCAA AAGTGACGCAGCCTTAGAGGAGGCAGTAGCAGAGGTGCTAGACCATCGGCCCATCGATCAGAAACACTGCCCTCCCTGCCATGTTTCAGTTGAGCTGGTGGGGTCCTGCGCTACCCTGGTGGCCGAGAGAATCCTGCAGGGGGCACCAGAGATCTTGGACTGGCAAACTGCAGCCCTTCTTCATG GAACAATCATCCTGGACTGTGTGAACATGGACCCTAAAATTGGAAAGGCAACCCTAAAGGACAACCAATATGTGGAGAATCTAGAGGCCCTCTTCCCAAatctgcccaagagaaatgataTCTTTGATTCTCTGCAAAAGGCAAAGTTTGATGTATCAG GACTGACCACAGAGCAGATGCTGAGAAAGGACCAGAAGACCGTCTCCAGACAAGGCACCAAGGTGGCCATTAGTGCAATATATATGGATTTGGAG gCCTTTCTGCAGAGGTCTGGCCTCATTGCAGATCTCCATGCCTTCTGCCAGGCTCACAGCTATGATGCCCTGGTCGCCATGACTATCTTTTTCAACACTTGCAATGAGCCAGTGCGGCAGTTGGCAGTTTTCTGTCCCCACACAGCACTCCGAGTGACG GTCTGTGGAGTCCTAGAACGCTCCCACTCTCCGTCCCTGAAGCTGACCCCTGCCCCAAGCATCCACCCTAACCTCCAAGCGTATCTTCAAGGCAACACCCAGGTCTCTCGAAAGAAACTTCTGCCTCTGCTCCAGGAAGCCCTGTCAGCATATTTTGACTCCACAAACATCCCTTCAGGACAGCCTGAGACAGAGGGTGTGTCCAGGGAGCAGGTAGACAAGGAATTGGACAGGGCAGGTAACTCCCTGATTCCTGGACTGAGTCAAGATGAGGAGGAGCCTCCACTGCCCCCCACACCCATGAACAGCCTGGTGGATGAGTGCCCTCTGGATCAGGGGCTGCCGAAATTGTCAGCCGAGGTCATCTTTGAAAAATGTAGTCAGATCTCACTGTCAGAATCTACCACTGCCTCCCGGTCCAAGAAATGA
- the PRUNE1 gene encoding exopolyphosphatase PRUNE1 isoform X4 gives MEDYLQGCRVALQESRPIHVVLGNEACDLDSMVSALALAFYLAKTTEAEEVFVPVLNIKRSELPLRGDNVFFLQKTHIPESLLIFRDEIDLHALQQAGQLTLILVDNHVLPKSDAALEEAVAEVLDHRPIDQKHCPPCHVSVELVGSCATLVAERILQGAPEILDWQTAALLHGTIILDCVNMDPKIGKATLKDNQYVENLEALFPNLPKRNDIFDSLQKAKFDVSGLTTEQMLRKDQKTVSRQGTKVAISAIYMDLEVCGVLERSHSPSLKLTPAPSIHPNLQAYLQGNTQVSRKKLLPLLQEALSAYFDSTNIPSGQPETEGVSREQVDKELDRAGNSLIPGLSQDEEEPPLPPTPMNSLVDECPLDQGLPKLSAEVIFEKCSQISLSESTTASRSKK, from the exons GAGTCCCGACCCATACATGTTGTGCTGGGAAATGAAGCCTGTGACTTGGACTCCATGGTGTCAGCTCTCGCCCTGGCTTTTTATCTGGCAAAG ACAACTGAGGCTGAAGAAGTCTTTGTGccagttttaaatataaaacgtTCTGAGCTACCTCTACGAGGTGACAATGTCTTCTTCCTTCAGAAGACTCACATTCCAGAGTCCCTCTTGATTTTCCGGGATGAGATTGACCTCCATGCATTGCAGCAGGCTGGCCAGCTCACCCTCATCCTTGTTGACAATCATGTCTTACCCAA AAGTGACGCAGCCTTAGAGGAGGCAGTAGCAGAGGTGCTAGACCATCGGCCCATCGATCAGAAACACTGCCCTCCCTGCCATGTTTCAGTTGAGCTGGTGGGGTCCTGCGCTACCCTGGTGGCCGAGAGAATCCTGCAGGGGGCACCAGAGATCTTGGACTGGCAAACTGCAGCCCTTCTTCATG GAACAATCATCCTGGACTGTGTGAACATGGACCCTAAAATTGGAAAGGCAACCCTAAAGGACAACCAATATGTGGAGAATCTAGAGGCCCTCTTCCCAAatctgcccaagagaaatgataTCTTTGATTCTCTGCAAAAGGCAAAGTTTGATGTATCAG GACTGACCACAGAGCAGATGCTGAGAAAGGACCAGAAGACCGTCTCCAGACAAGGCACCAAGGTGGCCATTAGTGCAATATATATGGATTTGGAG GTCTGTGGAGTCCTAGAACGCTCCCACTCTCCGTCCCTGAAGCTGACCCCTGCCCCAAGCATCCACCCTAACCTCCAAGCGTATCTTCAAGGCAACACCCAGGTCTCTCGAAAGAAACTTCTGCCTCTGCTCCAGGAAGCCCTGTCAGCATATTTTGACTCCACAAACATCCCTTCAGGACAGCCTGAGACAGAGGGTGTGTCCAGGGAGCAGGTAGACAAGGAATTGGACAGGGCAGGTAACTCCCTGATTCCTGGACTGAGTCAAGATGAGGAGGAGCCTCCACTGCCCCCCACACCCATGAACAGCCTGGTGGATGAGTGCCCTCTGGATCAGGGGCTGCCGAAATTGTCAGCCGAGGTCATCTTTGAAAAATGTAGTCAGATCTCACTGTCAGAATCTACCACTGCCTCCCGGTCCAAGAAATGA
- the PRUNE1 gene encoding exopolyphosphatase PRUNE1 isoform X5, which yields MRLTSMHCSRLASSPSSLLTIMSYPRTIILDCVNMDPKIGKATLKDNQYVENLEALFPNLPKRNDIFDSLQKAKFDVSGLTTEQMLRKDQKTVSRQGTKVAISAIYMDLEAFLQRSGLIADLHAFCQAHSYDALVAMTIFFNTCNEPVRQLAVFCPHTALRVTVCGVLERSHSPSLKLTPAPSIHPNLQAYLQGNTQVSRKKLLPLLQEALSAYFDSTNIPSGQPETEGVSREQVDKELDRAGNSLIPGLSQDEEEPPLPPTPMNSLVDECPLDQGLPKLSAEVIFEKCSQISLSESTTASRSKK from the exons ATGAGATTGACCTCCATGCATTGCAGCAGGCTGGCCAGCTCACCCTCATCCTTGTTGACAATCATGTCTTACCCAA GAACAATCATCCTGGACTGTGTGAACATGGACCCTAAAATTGGAAAGGCAACCCTAAAGGACAACCAATATGTGGAGAATCTAGAGGCCCTCTTCCCAAatctgcccaagagaaatgataTCTTTGATTCTCTGCAAAAGGCAAAGTTTGATGTATCAG GACTGACCACAGAGCAGATGCTGAGAAAGGACCAGAAGACCGTCTCCAGACAAGGCACCAAGGTGGCCATTAGTGCAATATATATGGATTTGGAG gCCTTTCTGCAGAGGTCTGGCCTCATTGCAGATCTCCATGCCTTCTGCCAGGCTCACAGCTATGATGCCCTGGTCGCCATGACTATCTTTTTCAACACTTGCAATGAGCCAGTGCGGCAGTTGGCAGTTTTCTGTCCCCACACAGCACTCCGAGTGACG GTCTGTGGAGTCCTAGAACGCTCCCACTCTCCGTCCCTGAAGCTGACCCCTGCCCCAAGCATCCACCCTAACCTCCAAGCGTATCTTCAAGGCAACACCCAGGTCTCTCGAAAGAAACTTCTGCCTCTGCTCCAGGAAGCCCTGTCAGCATATTTTGACTCCACAAACATCCCTTCAGGACAGCCTGAGACAGAGGGTGTGTCCAGGGAGCAGGTAGACAAGGAATTGGACAGGGCAGGTAACTCCCTGATTCCTGGACTGAGTCAAGATGAGGAGGAGCCTCCACTGCCCCCCACACCCATGAACAGCCTGGTGGATGAGTGCCCTCTGGATCAGGGGCTGCCGAAATTGTCAGCCGAGGTCATCTTTGAAAAATGTAGTCAGATCTCACTGTCAGAATCTACCACTGCCTCCCGGTCCAAGAAATGA